The genomic segment ACCATGAATGGCCAGCTCAGCCCCCGTGAACAAGGGAGTTTCGCCAAACGCGAGGGTAATATCTTTGAGGGTAATTAAGGGCGGTGCCATGAGACGCGTAATCGGGGCCTGTACATTTGTTGAAGTGGGTACTAGTCCTTAAGTGCTTCTCACGCAAGAAAAAGGCGAATTGGTGGAAAAAGATCGATTGCGATCAGGGTTTTGGATCAGCGCTCAAGTCCGGTTATGCGATCAGGCGTTTATCCCTGTGGCTGTATTGCACAAGGGGGACCCGGATGCTGGGGCAATATTGTTGAAACTCAATCGCTTAGCTGCGGGTTGTGAGGTCTTAACGCAGGTTCGAAACATCGACGGCACCCCAGCGTGGATGAGAGGAACTGGTGAAACGCTGGTAAATGAAGAAGATGCAGATGCATATATCGACCGCCAAAGAGGGCGCGACCCTGATCTCTGGGTTCTAGAGATTGAAGACCCGGACCGCCGTTATGATCTCGATGGAGAGATTATATAGCTCTAACACCTTAATTATATGATGTTATTTCGGTTAGTGTGATGTTCGTCACAGGTTCTGAAATTCTAATGCGTTTAAATTGACGCATACTTTTAGATGGTGCACTGTTTCCCTCGTTCTACTGGGCCTATATCATTTGGTCGATAATTGAATAGAGAACCCCTTATTTTAAAGAGATAACAAATGGATTTTGCAACGCTAGCCGGATTATTTATCGGCGTTTCGGTTGTGACCCTGGCGATCCTAACTGGGTCCGATTTTTCGATTTTTCTTAATTTACCCGGGATTTTGATCGTTCTTGGCGGCACGTTTGCCGCGACAATGATCAAGTTTCCCATGTCGGGCTTTATGACTGCGTTGCCAATTGGCATTAAAGCAGCATTCACCAATGACAAGACCGACCCCCGTGACTTCATTTATCAGGCCGTTGCCATGTCCAAGCGGGCACGGAAGTCCGGTTTGGTTAGCCTCGATGGCGTAAAACTTAAAAACCATTTTTTTGCCCAAGGGGTGCAGTTGTGCGCCGACGGTCGGGACCTTGATTATATCCGTATGATCTTGACCCGCGAAATGG from the Rhodospirillaceae bacterium genome contains:
- a CDS encoding DUF1491 family protein; its protein translation is MEKDRLRSGFWISAQVRLCDQAFIPVAVLHKGDPDAGAILLKLNRLAAGCEVLTQVRNIDGTPAWMRGTGETLVNEEDADAYIDRQRGRDPDLWVLEIEDPDRRYDLDGEII